One stretch of Trichocoleus desertorum ATA4-8-CV12 DNA includes these proteins:
- a CDS encoding helix-turn-helix domain-containing protein, whose protein sequence is MVLKPVYCSDATGNIAIEISQEELRTILSQIESELYHSEVYRRVLAGLQTMLGETAGGAQTLVKAVSREAIRLAFRQFFKQYRAISASLKQDDAIPDEAAGAVSDLPSTVASTDPIANPMELEALATSTTTDENATHQDTIVVVEDAPLEAAPIESIKSTPVEEPPILLGMMGKPAKKLTKAELAAQKFAQEREESLRQVGHDIRTARQARSLSLHQLHNLTLVPIHQLQALEAGDIDRLPEDVYVRGFIRRIGNALGLDGNNLVAAIPAPDPVKAVLPSWYHPEAESGGLCLRPVHLYVGYAALMAGAVGGLTWLSHQNAPEAAIDTTQVFPEQASVTPSARQQTPKTTPGLKASKIGAVAGPDIAPPEAFSN, encoded by the coding sequence GTGGTACTAAAACCTGTGTATTGCTCAGACGCTACTGGAAATATCGCAATTGAGATTTCCCAAGAAGAATTGCGAACCATCCTCAGCCAAATAGAGTCCGAACTCTATCACAGTGAAGTCTATCGTCGAGTGTTAGCTGGCCTACAGACCATGCTGGGCGAAACTGCTGGCGGGGCACAGACCCTCGTCAAAGCAGTGAGCAGAGAAGCCATTCGACTTGCATTCCGGCAATTTTTTAAGCAATATCGAGCCATTTCTGCTTCGCTCAAGCAAGACGACGCGATTCCAGATGAAGCCGCAGGCGCAGTAAGTGACTTACCCTCTACAGTTGCCTCTACTGACCCTATTGCCAACCCTATGGAACTTGAAGCCTTAGCAACTTCTACCACCACTGACGAGAACGCCACTCACCAGGACACGATTGTGGTCGTAGAGGACGCTCCTCTAGAAGCAGCCCCAATTGAAAGCATTAAATCGACTCCCGTAGAAGAGCCACCCATCCTTTTAGGAATGATGGGTAAGCCAGCGAAGAAACTTACCAAGGCAGAGTTGGCAGCGCAGAAGTTTGCTCAAGAGAGAGAGGAAAGCCTGCGCCAAGTTGGCCACGATATTCGGACGGCTCGACAGGCGCGATCGCTCTCGCTGCACCAACTCCACAACCTAACATTGGTACCGATTCATCAACTTCAAGCCCTCGAAGCAGGTGATATTGATCGTTTGCCCGAAGATGTCTATGTCCGGGGCTTCATCCGGCGCATTGGCAACGCCTTAGGCTTAGATGGCAATAATCTTGTAGCTGCAATCCCAGCCCCTGATCCCGTCAAGGCAGTTTTACCATCTTGGTATCATCCGGAAGCTGAGTCCGGCGGATTATGCCTGCGTCCAGTGCACTTATATGTGGGTTATGCAGCCCTCATGGCGGGTGCAGTGGGTGGCTTAACCTGGCTGTCGCACCAAAATGCCCCAGAAGCGGCTATTGACACCACTCAGGTCTTTCCAGAACAAGCTTCAGTGACGCCTTCCGCTCGTCAGCAAACGCCTAAGACTACTCCTGGTCTAAAAGCGAGCAAGATTGGGGCTGTGGCTGGACCAGATATTGCCCCACCCGAAGCGTTCTCTAACTGA
- a CDS encoding DUF3727 domain-containing protein has translation MPEEDFDAPTVVLTDDTGRSLNCYIEHSIDIEEQEYVFLLPIDSPVEIFAWQEEGDEEEAIPVEDEAEIERIFPIARAVLQEQNLELKRTAVTLTVEGDLPELNEEDVEVADEGDSGEHEELQLLASFYDEEQEYAIYAPLDPFFILAKMDAEGQPKLLSPEELSKIEPMLPMIEDQLFDEME, from the coding sequence ATGCCCGAAGAAGATTTTGATGCTCCTACTGTCGTTCTCACAGATGACACCGGGCGATCGCTAAACTGCTATATCGAGCATTCGATCGATATTGAGGAACAAGAGTACGTATTTCTTCTCCCCATTGACTCTCCCGTCGAAATTTTTGCTTGGCAAGAAGAAGGAGATGAGGAAGAAGCCATTCCAGTCGAAGACGAGGCAGAAATCGAGCGAATTTTTCCCATCGCCCGTGCGGTTTTGCAAGAGCAGAACTTGGAACTCAAGCGGACTGCCGTCACTCTTACGGTTGAGGGAGATTTGCCCGAACTCAATGAGGAAGATGTAGAGGTGGCTGACGAAGGGGATTCGGGTGAGCACGAAGAGTTGCAGCTGCTTGCTAGCTTCTATGATGAAGAGCAAGAGTATGCCATTTATGCACCGCTTGACCCATTTTTTATTCTGGCTAAGATGGATGCCGAAGGGCAGCCCAAATTACTCTCTCCAGAAGAATTAAGCAAGATTGAACCGATGTTGCCCATGATCGAAGATCAACTCTTTGATGAGATGGAATAA
- the proB gene encoding glutamate 5-kinase, whose translation MPQTLVIKIGTSSLTNPDTGYLALSTIAALVETLSQLRQLGHSVILVSSGAVGVGCARLGMTERPRTIALKQAVAAVGQGRLMRVYDDFFTSLQQPIAQVLLTRTDLVQRSRYLNAYGTFQELLRLGVIPIVNENDTVAVDELKFGDNDTLSALVASLVEADWLFLLTDVDRLYSADPRSNPDAQPISLVQSIEQLEALQVQVGDRGSRWGTGGMVTKITAARIATGAGVRTVITEGRSPQNLLKILQGEPIGTHFEPQPQAASARKRWIAHGLLPAGKLYLDDGAVKVIRQSGKSLLAAGIVEVEGEFQSQDAVQLCDRNGREIARGLVNYNSTELQQIRGCRSEAIPGILGYDAPETVVHRDNLVLSGQPSDRSPSLSSLVEEPDITL comes from the coding sequence ATGCCTCAAACCCTAGTTATCAAAATTGGAACTTCGAGCTTGACGAATCCCGATACTGGGTATTTAGCTCTGTCTACGATCGCGGCTTTGGTCGAAACGTTAAGCCAATTACGGCAACTGGGCCACTCCGTGATTTTGGTATCTTCGGGAGCTGTTGGAGTTGGCTGTGCGCGCTTAGGGATGACCGAGAGACCCCGCACGATCGCGCTCAAGCAAGCAGTCGCTGCCGTAGGTCAGGGCCGATTGATGCGGGTTTATGATGACTTTTTCACCTCTCTACAACAGCCTATCGCTCAAGTGCTGCTGACTCGGACTGACTTAGTGCAGCGCAGTCGCTACCTGAATGCTTACGGCACTTTCCAAGAACTGCTGCGGTTGGGCGTGATTCCGATAGTCAACGAAAATGACACCGTCGCCGTGGACGAGTTGAAGTTTGGCGACAATGATACGCTGTCTGCTTTAGTCGCTAGCTTGGTAGAAGCAGATTGGCTGTTTTTGTTAACCGATGTCGATCGCTTGTACTCAGCTGATCCCCGTAGCAATCCAGATGCCCAACCGATTAGTTTGGTGCAATCGATCGAACAACTAGAAGCGCTACAGGTGCAAGTCGGCGATCGCGGCTCTCGTTGGGGAACAGGGGGGATGGTCACCAAGATCACAGCAGCCCGTATTGCCACAGGCGCAGGAGTACGGACGGTGATTACAGAAGGGCGATCGCCCCAGAATCTACTCAAAATTTTGCAGGGAGAACCGATTGGCACCCATTTCGAGCCTCAGCCTCAAGCGGCCAGTGCTCGCAAGCGTTGGATTGCTCACGGTTTATTGCCCGCAGGCAAGCTCTATTTAGACGATGGTGCCGTCAAGGTGATCCGTCAGTCAGGCAAATCTCTACTCGCCGCTGGGATTGTGGAGGTGGAAGGGGAGTTTCAGAGTCAAGACGCGGTGCAGTTGTGCGATCGCAATGGCCGTGAAATCGCTAGAGGGCTTGTCAACTACAACAGCACAGAACTACAACAAATTCGGGGCTGTCGTTCCGAAGCGATTCCTGGCATTTTGGGCTACGATGCACCGGAGACTGTGGTGCATCGAGACAACTTAGTGCTGAGTGGACAACCCAGCGATCGCTCTCCTTCGCTTAGTTCGCTGGTCGAAGAACCGGATATTACCCTTTAG
- a CDS encoding F420-0:Gamma-glutamyl ligase: MGSIGIGLGAAALLVGLGGLALESQYRRRPGNDLDLTSGNWQLEVYEPQRYVLVGELELCNRTRSLEIMVPEVQAQVKLLSKASLEGVTYTTRVVPNHADVPARPDDYWFGYIVKIGKSTRLQVVVEMQGEDLTPLQVAWIQIRYVTYGPEGRIPKVRHVIVPLQFPTPETAPSRWRPATNADVLPIRTHLLTHLDDPVEVIKRYVAPYSQPGDVVTLGESPVAIMQGRFRHPTQVKPGWVAKRLCYFFLPTSSLATACGLQALVDIVGPGRVVFAFVVGAIAKIFGKPGMFYQLAGEQARLIDDVTGTLPPYDQFIVMGPENPQQVVDEIYRETGLLAAIVDVNDLKAVKILAASPGLTQTFLEQALISNPAGNSDEQTPIVLIRPTDANGSVKPAVS; this comes from the coding sequence GTGGGGAGTATCGGAATTGGTTTAGGAGCAGCAGCGCTACTCGTTGGCCTGGGAGGCTTAGCGCTAGAGAGTCAATACCGTCGTCGTCCTGGAAATGACCTAGATCTGACCTCAGGCAACTGGCAACTAGAGGTGTACGAACCTCAACGGTATGTTCTGGTTGGTGAGTTGGAGCTGTGCAATCGTACTCGCAGCTTAGAAATTATGGTGCCAGAAGTTCAGGCTCAGGTGAAATTGCTGTCCAAGGCGAGCCTAGAGGGCGTGACCTACACCACAAGGGTGGTGCCCAATCATGCGGATGTCCCCGCTAGGCCTGATGACTACTGGTTTGGCTACATCGTTAAAATTGGCAAGTCTACCCGTCTGCAAGTTGTTGTGGAGATGCAAGGTGAAGACCTAACACCCCTTCAAGTTGCCTGGATTCAAATTCGCTACGTCACCTATGGTCCAGAGGGACGCATTCCTAAAGTGCGGCATGTGATTGTGCCTCTGCAATTCCCGACCCCTGAAACCGCTCCCTCGCGCTGGCGACCTGCCACCAATGCCGATGTGTTACCCATCCGTACGCATCTTCTGACCCACTTAGATGATCCGGTTGAGGTGATCAAGCGCTACGTCGCGCCTTACTCGCAACCCGGAGATGTGGTTACCCTCGGAGAAAGCCCAGTGGCAATTATGCAAGGGCGATTTCGACACCCCACACAAGTTAAGCCTGGTTGGGTTGCTAAGCGATTGTGTTACTTCTTCTTGCCCACTTCTAGCTTGGCGACTGCTTGTGGGTTGCAAGCCTTGGTGGATATTGTGGGGCCTGGGCGAGTGGTCTTTGCGTTTGTGGTGGGCGCGATCGCCAAAATCTTTGGTAAACCGGGGATGTTTTACCAACTGGCTGGGGAGCAAGCTCGCCTGATCGACGATGTAACGGGCACTCTGCCTCCTTACGACCAATTTATTGTCATGGGGCCAGAAAACCCGCAGCAAGTGGTTGACGAGATCTACCGGGAAACAGGGTTACTGGCTGCGATCGTAGACGTGAACGATTTAAAAGCAGTTAAGATATTGGCAGCATCCCCTGGCCTAACTCAAACCTTTTTGGAGCAGGCATTAATCAGTAATCCCGCCGGAAATTCTGACGAACAAACGCCCATCGTTTTGATTCGACCCACTGATGCCAACGGAAGCGTCAAGCCAGCAGTTAGCTGA
- a CDS encoding GNAT family N-acetyltransferase, with amino-acid sequence MTSVSQNSNSVIRPVQHQDLDIVEPLFVEAAIADNHSNLDAVQRRLQQVRRWYGLFKFLSLFPNPFQYRFFTYVAEQDHQVRGAIQVSPFNRTRSTWRVERVGVVETESQTQGTGSQLLRSCFEAIWEARTWLLEVNVNNKTALALYRQNGFQPLAQLTHWAIAPELLQELAEREPDLPNLLPVSNADAQLLYQLDTAAMPPLVRQVFDRHLHDFKTSLFGALLEGVKQWVNQTEVVSGYVFEPQRKAAIGYFQIQLCRDSSQNHQGQLTVHPAYTWLYPELLSQMARIAQDFPAQALLLSSADYQPEREEYLERIGATRTEHTLMMSRSVWHKLREAKPVSLEGLQLSDVLQGFQPARKPVPGRMSLPNLWQSDKTADPAEAPLAYSETPDAETAARSLSTPELSAVTPPSPPVPEAPARKLGFSIGRNFWGKRRIFTSKKELKLNPVPEIHFPQGHQNDSWC; translated from the coding sequence ATGACTTCAGTCTCCCAAAACTCCAACTCTGTGATTCGTCCAGTCCAGCACCAAGACCTGGATATTGTTGAGCCGTTGTTTGTGGAGGCTGCGATCGCAGACAATCACAGCAACTTGGATGCCGTGCAGCGACGTTTGCAGCAAGTGCGGCGTTGGTATGGGCTGTTCAAATTTCTCAGCTTGTTTCCCAATCCGTTTCAATATCGTTTCTTTACCTATGTGGCGGAGCAAGATCATCAAGTGCGAGGTGCCATTCAAGTGTCGCCGTTTAATCGCACTCGTAGCACTTGGCGGGTAGAGCGAGTGGGAGTGGTGGAGACGGAATCTCAGACTCAAGGGACAGGCTCCCAACTGCTGCGGTCTTGCTTTGAGGCGATTTGGGAAGCGCGAACTTGGCTGCTAGAAGTCAACGTCAATAACAAAACGGCTTTAGCCCTCTATCGCCAAAATGGGTTTCAGCCGTTGGCTCAACTGACTCACTGGGCGATCGCGCCAGAGTTACTGCAAGAGCTAGCTGAGCGCGAACCGGATCTACCTAACTTGCTACCTGTGAGTAATGCTGATGCGCAGTTGCTGTACCAACTTGATACAGCAGCAATGCCACCTTTGGTACGACAGGTGTTCGATCGCCACCTACACGACTTCAAAACCAGCTTGTTTGGGGCGCTGCTAGAAGGCGTCAAGCAATGGGTTAATCAGACTGAAGTGGTCAGCGGTTACGTATTTGAACCCCAGCGCAAAGCTGCGATTGGTTATTTCCAAATTCAACTGTGTCGCGATAGTTCCCAAAACCACCAGGGGCAGTTAACTGTTCATCCCGCCTACACCTGGCTGTATCCAGAGCTATTATCTCAGATGGCCCGGATTGCCCAAGATTTTCCGGCGCAAGCGTTGCTCTTGTCTTCGGCTGACTACCAACCCGAACGCGAAGAATATTTAGAGCGGATTGGCGCAACTCGCACCGAGCATACGCTGATGATGTCGCGTTCTGTCTGGCACAAATTGCGAGAAGCTAAACCAGTCTCACTAGAAGGGTTGCAGCTATCCGATGTTTTGCAAGGCTTTCAACCTGCGCGTAAGCCTGTGCCTGGTCGGATGTCTCTCCCCAACCTGTGGCAAAGCGACAAAACTGCTGATCCAGCCGAAGCTCCTTTAGCTTACAGCGAGACTCCTGACGCTGAAACCGCAGCGCGATCGCTTTCTACACCAGAGCTATCTGCCGTAACACCTCCATCTCCACCTGTTCCAGAAGCACCTGCCCGCAAGTTAGGCTTTTCGATCGGTCGAAACTTTTGGGGCAAACGCCGCATCTTCACTAGCAAAAAAGAGCTAAAGCTCAACCCGGTGCCAGAAATTCATTTTCCTCAGGGACATCAAAATGATTCCTGGTGCTAA
- the ruvX gene encoding Holliday junction resolvase RuvX, translated as MARISALGLDVGRKRIGVAGCDGTGLIATGLTTIEYKSFAQVLDQLRDLIQQRQVEVLVVGLPYSMDGSLGFQAKQVQKFAKRLTAALQLPVEYMDERLTSFQAEQLLQAENISPSRNKALIDRKAAAIILQQWLDQRRSQKFLDSAMTTPNSALM; from the coding sequence ATGGCGAGGATTTCAGCTCTAGGTTTAGATGTCGGTAGAAAACGCATTGGCGTGGCGGGTTGTGATGGCACGGGGCTGATTGCAACTGGGCTAACGACGATTGAGTACAAATCCTTTGCTCAGGTATTAGACCAGCTGAGAGACTTAATCCAGCAGCGTCAGGTAGAAGTTTTAGTTGTAGGTTTGCCCTATTCGATGGATGGAAGCTTGGGTTTTCAAGCCAAGCAGGTGCAAAAGTTTGCCAAACGGCTCACGGCTGCTCTGCAACTGCCAGTGGAATATATGGATGAACGACTCACGTCATTCCAAGCGGAGCAGTTGTTGCAGGCTGAAAATATTTCCCCATCGCGGAATAAAGCATTAATCGATCGCAAAGCTGCGGCCATAATTCTGCAACAATGGTTAGATCAGCGCCGCTCCCAAAAATTCCTGGATTCTGCCATGACAACCCCAAACTCTGCACTGATGTAG
- a CDS encoding YqeG family HAD IIIA-type phosphatase has protein sequence MSWGSLLQPDLVLEGSILTLTPQIVQQYSLKGLILDVDETLVPFRMTQASTELLSWVEDIQEVTTLWLVSNNLSESRIRGIAQSLKLPYLFGAGKPSRRKLRQAVTAMDLPVEQVAMVGDRLFTDVLAGNRFGMFTILVEPMVDPTQVVRRHPVRTFEVWLSQALGASLASKQ, from the coding sequence ATGTCCTGGGGTTCCCTGTTACAGCCTGATTTGGTTTTGGAAGGCTCGATTTTGACGCTGACACCGCAAATTGTGCAGCAGTACAGCCTGAAAGGTTTGATTCTGGATGTGGATGAGACTCTCGTGCCGTTCAGAATGACGCAAGCTTCGACAGAATTGCTGAGTTGGGTAGAAGATATCCAAGAAGTCACCACGCTTTGGCTGGTAAGCAATAACCTGAGTGAGAGTCGCATTCGTGGCATTGCTCAATCGCTGAAATTGCCCTACCTGTTTGGAGCGGGCAAACCCTCTCGTCGCAAGTTGAGGCAAGCTGTGACCGCGATGGATCTGCCTGTAGAACAGGTGGCAATGGTGGGCGATCGCTTGTTCACCGATGTTCTAGCAGGGAATCGATTTGGGATGTTTACCATTTTGGTAGAACCGATGGTGGACCCTACTCAAGTTGTCCGTCGTCATCCTGTGCGTACGTTTGAAGTTTGGCTTTCGCAAGCGCTCGGTGCTTCTCTAGCGTCGAAACAATAG
- the glyS gene encoding glycine--tRNA ligase subunit beta, producing MATFLLEVGTEELPASFVDSALEQWRSRIPQSLTERHLLTKDLATEAVEVYGTPRRLAVLIKGLPTQQPDQEEEVKGPPVQAAFKDGKPTKAAEGFAQKQGVSLEALEIRATEKGEFVFVQKVIPGRPTADLLTELVLRWINSLEGKRFMRWGDGDLKFPRPIRWLVTLLDETVLPLQIVSGSEAVTSDRVSRGHRVLHPQPVTIQQPGDYLATMRAASVEPDPEQRRATIQSQVQAAAQKVGGWASISPSLLTEVTNLVEWPSAVVGKFDAEFLELPSEVSITEMESHQRYFPVFQSEGSSKLLPYFITASNGDPAKADIIAAGNQRVIRARLSDGKFFFDADRANPLESYLLRLETVTFQEALGSVRDKVTRICQIADRIAEQLQVQESDRSQIQRAALLCKADLVTQMVGEFPELQGVMGEKYALASGEPEAVATAIVEHYLPKGAGDRLPQSLAGQVVGLADRLDTLVGIFSLGMMPSGSSDPFALRRAANAVVNITWAASLPLNLLQLLEQVTTDFAASHTAVLKVTAPELFQQLKDFFLQRIRTLLQEDRHIDYDLVNAVLGENDPEYTERALKDLLDVRDRALFLQSLRNDGTLAKIYETVNRASRLAAQGDLDTKSLDPASLVNSGLFKQPSEQAFYQALVQLVPQTQTAQVERDYQKLVAGLSQIAPTVSNFFDGPESVLVMDPDPEIKRNRLNLLGLLRNHARVLADFGAIVKG from the coding sequence ATGGCGACGTTTTTGTTAGAAGTAGGCACGGAGGAGTTGCCTGCAAGTTTTGTGGATTCAGCTTTGGAGCAGTGGCGATCGCGGATTCCTCAAAGCCTGACTGAGCGCCACTTATTAACTAAAGACTTAGCGACTGAAGCGGTTGAGGTCTATGGCACACCCCGGCGCTTAGCTGTGTTGATTAAAGGTTTACCGACTCAACAACCGGACCAAGAAGAAGAAGTAAAAGGCCCTCCGGTTCAGGCAGCTTTTAAGGATGGCAAGCCCACCAAAGCCGCAGAAGGTTTTGCCCAGAAGCAAGGGGTGTCTCTAGAAGCGCTGGAAATCCGGGCGACGGAGAAGGGAGAATTTGTTTTTGTCCAGAAGGTGATTCCAGGACGACCCACGGCTGATCTGCTAACAGAACTAGTGCTGCGCTGGATCAACAGTCTCGAAGGTAAGCGATTTATGCGCTGGGGAGATGGTGACCTAAAGTTTCCCCGCCCGATTCGCTGGCTGGTGACTTTGCTAGATGAAACTGTATTACCTCTCCAAATTGTAAGTGGTTCAGAAGCGGTGACGAGCGATCGCGTTTCGCGTGGTCATCGGGTGTTGCATCCCCAACCTGTAACGATTCAGCAGCCTGGAGATTATTTAGCCACGATGCGGGCTGCTTCGGTGGAGCCTGATCCAGAACAGCGTCGAGCGACAATTCAATCACAGGTGCAAGCAGCAGCCCAAAAGGTTGGCGGTTGGGCCTCAATCTCGCCCAGTCTATTGACAGAAGTGACGAATTTAGTGGAATGGCCTTCCGCTGTGGTCGGGAAGTTTGATGCGGAGTTTTTGGAGCTACCCTCGGAAGTGAGTATCACCGAAATGGAGAGCCATCAGCGCTACTTCCCGGTGTTTCAAAGTGAAGGTTCGTCCAAACTCCTGCCGTATTTCATCACTGCTTCTAATGGTGACCCTGCCAAAGCTGATATTATCGCGGCGGGGAATCAGCGGGTGATTCGGGCGCGGCTCTCTGATGGCAAATTCTTCTTTGATGCCGACCGCGCCAATCCTTTAGAGAGTTATCTGCTACGTCTGGAAACCGTCACTTTTCAAGAAGCGTTGGGTTCAGTCCGGGATAAAGTCACGCGAATTTGTCAGATTGCCGATCGCATTGCCGAGCAGTTGCAGGTGCAGGAAAGCGATCGCAGCCAAATCCAGCGAGCAGCGCTTCTGTGTAAGGCAGATTTGGTAACTCAGATGGTGGGCGAATTCCCGGAACTGCAAGGGGTGATGGGCGAAAAATATGCCCTAGCCAGCGGTGAACCTGAAGCAGTGGCGACGGCGATTGTGGAGCATTACTTACCCAAGGGAGCAGGCGATCGCTTGCCGCAATCTCTGGCGGGTCAAGTGGTGGGTTTGGCCGATCGCTTGGATACGCTGGTAGGCATTTTTAGCTTGGGAATGATGCCCAGTGGTTCCTCTGACCCCTTTGCCCTGCGTCGAGCTGCCAATGCGGTGGTGAACATTACTTGGGCGGCTAGCTTACCTTTGAATTTGCTGCAATTACTAGAGCAAGTTACCACTGATTTTGCCGCCAGTCATACAGCGGTTTTGAAGGTGACAGCACCAGAACTCTTTCAACAGCTCAAGGACTTTTTCTTGCAACGGATTCGGACGCTGCTGCAAGAAGACCGCCACATCGATTACGACTTGGTGAATGCGGTGCTGGGAGAAAATGACCCCGAATATACAGAGCGGGCCTTGAAAGATTTGCTGGATGTCCGCGATCGCGCCCTCTTCTTGCAATCTCTTCGCAACGATGGCACGCTGGCCAAGATTTACGAGACAGTAAATCGGGCTTCGCGTTTGGCAGCTCAGGGAGATCTAGATACGAAGTCGTTAGATCCAGCATCTCTAGTTAATTCTGGTTTGTTCAAGCAACCTTCTGAGCAGGCGTTTTATCAAGCGTTGGTGCAGCTTGTACCGCAAACTCAAACGGCTCAGGTGGAGCGAGATTACCAGAAGTTGGTGGCGGGGTTAAGCCAAATTGCGCCGACGGTTAGCAATTTTTTTGATGGCCCGGAGAGTGTTTTGGTGATGGACCCTGACCCTGAGATTAAGCGGAATCGGCTGAATCTATTGGGTTTGCTGCGGAATCATGCGCGGGTGTTGGCGGATTTTGGGGCGATTGTGAAGGGGTAG
- the mltG gene encoding endolytic transglycosylase MltG translates to MKAVQRISKWSFYLLLLPAVLGLSAWQGWAWWSWASAPPLKVTASTPTSTTAVEGNKAVRIQIPPGTPAQQIGRDLEGAGLIRSATAWDLWTRWLSFQNRQGGFQAGTYELSPAQPLPAIADKIWAGEVVQASFTIPEGWSLQQMAAYFESQGFFKAQEFLTAASQIPQNQYPWLPVGLPHLEGFLYPDTYQLSDDQITPQAVLEQMLNRFEQAALPLYQGTQQQTKLSLLEWVTLASIVEREAVIPAERPRISGVFTQRLQQGIPLGADPTVEYGLGIQQTPDQPLTLAQVNTASPYNTYLNAGLPPTPIGSPGLASLEATLKPEKTEYLYFVARYDGTHVFSRTLAEHEAAQAQIQDGRAAARNAEAENPSKTP, encoded by the coding sequence ATGAAAGCAGTCCAACGTATTTCCAAGTGGTCATTTTACTTATTACTCCTGCCTGCAGTTCTAGGTTTGTCTGCCTGGCAGGGGTGGGCCTGGTGGAGTTGGGCCAGCGCCCCGCCCTTGAAGGTGACGGCCTCAACCCCAACTTCGACCACAGCTGTAGAAGGTAATAAAGCGGTTCGAATTCAAATTCCACCTGGCACGCCAGCGCAACAAATTGGCCGCGACTTAGAGGGGGCAGGATTAATTCGTTCGGCCACTGCTTGGGATTTATGGACGCGCTGGTTATCTTTCCAAAATCGTCAGGGTGGCTTTCAAGCAGGAACCTATGAGCTGTCGCCTGCACAGCCTTTGCCCGCGATCGCCGACAAAATTTGGGCTGGGGAGGTAGTACAAGCTAGCTTTACCATTCCTGAAGGCTGGTCGCTCCAACAAATGGCTGCTTACTTTGAATCGCAGGGTTTTTTCAAAGCTCAAGAATTTCTCACCGCTGCTAGCCAAATTCCCCAAAATCAATATCCTTGGTTGCCAGTAGGGTTGCCCCACTTGGAAGGCTTTTTGTACCCTGACACCTATCAGTTGTCGGACGACCAAATTACGCCTCAAGCTGTGTTGGAACAGATGCTCAACCGTTTTGAGCAAGCTGCCTTACCCCTTTACCAAGGAACTCAGCAACAAACCAAACTGAGTTTGCTGGAGTGGGTAACTTTAGCCAGCATTGTGGAACGAGAAGCAGTGATTCCTGCCGAACGGCCCCGGATTTCTGGGGTATTTACTCAGCGTCTGCAACAAGGCATTCCCCTAGGCGCTGATCCAACGGTGGAATACGGCTTGGGAATTCAACAAACACCTGACCAGCCCCTGACGCTAGCTCAAGTCAATACAGCGTCGCCCTACAACACTTACCTCAATGCAGGACTACCACCCACACCCATCGGCAGTCCTGGCCTAGCAAGTCTAGAGGCAACTCTGAAGCCTGAAAAAACGGAGTATCTCTACTTCGTGGCTCGCTATGATGGCACGCATGTGTTCAGCCGTACGTTAGCAGAGCATGAGGCTGCCCAAGCTCAAATTCAGGATGGGCGGGCTGCTGCACGTAATGCCGAGGCAGAAAACCCCTCGAAAACACCCTAG